Proteins from a genomic interval of Plodia interpunctella isolate USDA-ARS_2022_Savannah chromosome 20, ilPloInte3.2, whole genome shotgun sequence:
- the LOC128678877 gene encoding dentin sialophosphoprotein-like isoform X4, which translates to MDSAIPSLYLPNLEYTRILNTAERGNFTVDLSQALSNSSSDSTEEGNLVINLSPNLTTVDSSHTLSNSSSDSTEEGNLVINLSPNLTTVDSSHTLSNSSSDSTEEGNLNINLSPNLTTVDSSHTLSNSSSDSTEEGNLVINLSPNLTTVDSSHTLSNSSSDSTEEGNLVINLSPNLTTVDSSHILSNSSSDSTEEGNLVINLSPNLSTVDSSQTLSNSAFDSATNRTEAGDLLMSSHLMPTVGSSLDRSSSTFDFATNPTEQGNFPTSSSSHLMSTVGSSLARSNSTFDFATNPTEQGNFPTSSSSHLMSTVGSSLARSNSICEGKLTHGHNTPTRKKQFYGATDVSPPMYDSPTQKRICRRIIEMKHTLSNKIKP; encoded by the exons ATGGATTCTGCTATTCCAAGTctatatttaccaaatttg GAATATACTCGTATTCTTAATACAGCTGAGAGAGGCAATTTTACTGTAGACTTATCACAGGCTCTCTCAAATTCG TCATCTGATTCCACTGAAGAGGGTAATTTGGTTATAAACTTATCTCCAAATTTGACTACAGTCGATTCTTCTCATACTCTCTCAAATTCG tcaTCTGATTCCACTGAAGAGGGTAATTTGGTTATAAACTTATCTCCAAATTTGACTACAGTAGATTCTTCTCATACTCTCTCAAATTCG TCATCTGATTCCACTGAAGAGggtaatttgaatataaacttatctCCAAATTTGACTACAGTAGATTCTTCTCATACTCTCTCAAATTCG TCATCTGATTCCACTGAAGAGGGTAATTTGGTTATAAACTTATCTCCAAATTTGACTACAGTAGATTCTTCTCATACTCTCTCAAATTCG TCATCTGATTCCACTGAAGAGGGTAATTTGGTTATAAACTTATCTCCAAATTTGACTACAGTAGATTCTTCTCATATTCTCTCAAATTCG tcaTCTGATTCCACTGAGGAGGGTAATTTGGTTATAAACTTATCTCCAAATTTGAGTACAGTAGATTCTTCTCAGACTCTCTCAAATTCG gcATTTGATTCTGCAACTAATCGCACTGAAGCGGGTGATTTGCTTATGAGCTCACATTTGATGCCTACAGTCGGCTCATCTCTGGATCGCTCAAGTTCG acaTTTGATTTTGCAACTAATCCCACTGAACAGGGTAATTTTCCTACAAGCTCATCCTCACATTTGATGTCTACAGTAGGCTCATCTCTGGCTCGCTCAAATTCG acaTTTGATTTTGCAACAAATCCCACTGAACAGGGTAATTTTCCTACAAGCTCATCCTCACATTTGATGTCTACAGTAGGCTCATCTCTGGCTCGCTCAAATTCG ATCTGTGAAGGAAAATTGACGCATGGTCACAATACTCCGACGAGAAAGAAACAGTTTTACGGTGCTACAGACGTATCTCCACCAATGTACGACTCGCCTACCCAAAAACGTATATGTAGAAGAATAATAGAAATGAAGCACActttgtcaaataaaataaaaccttaa
- the LOC128678877 gene encoding dentin sialophosphoprotein-like isoform X1: protein MDSAIPSLYLPNLEYTRILNTAERGNFTVDLSQALSNSSSDSTEEGNLVINLSPNLTTVDSSHTLSNSSSDSTEEGNLVINLSPNLTTVDSSHTLSNSSSDSTEEGNLNINLSPNLTTVDSSHTLSNSSSDSTEEGNLVINLSPNLTTVDSSHTLSNSSSDSTEEGNLVINLSPNLTTVDSSHILSNSSSDSTEEGNLVINLSPNLSTVDSSQTLSNSAFDSATNRTEAGDLLMSSHLMPTVGSSLDRSSSTFDFATNPTEQGNFPTSSSSHLMSTVGSSLARSNSTFDFATNPTEQGNFPTSSSSHLMSTVGSSLARSNSTFDFATNPTEQGNFPTSSSSHLMSTVGSSQACSNSICEGKLTHGHNTPTRKKQFYGATDVSPPMYDSPTQKRICRRIIEMKHTLSNKIKP from the exons ATGGATTCTGCTATTCCAAGTctatatttaccaaatttg GAATATACTCGTATTCTTAATACAGCTGAGAGAGGCAATTTTACTGTAGACTTATCACAGGCTCTCTCAAATTCG TCATCTGATTCCACTGAAGAGGGTAATTTGGTTATAAACTTATCTCCAAATTTGACTACAGTCGATTCTTCTCATACTCTCTCAAATTCG tcaTCTGATTCCACTGAAGAGGGTAATTTGGTTATAAACTTATCTCCAAATTTGACTACAGTAGATTCTTCTCATACTCTCTCAAATTCG TCATCTGATTCCACTGAAGAGggtaatttgaatataaacttatctCCAAATTTGACTACAGTAGATTCTTCTCATACTCTCTCAAATTCG TCATCTGATTCCACTGAAGAGGGTAATTTGGTTATAAACTTATCTCCAAATTTGACTACAGTAGATTCTTCTCATACTCTCTCAAATTCG TCATCTGATTCCACTGAAGAGGGTAATTTGGTTATAAACTTATCTCCAAATTTGACTACAGTAGATTCTTCTCATATTCTCTCAAATTCG tcaTCTGATTCCACTGAGGAGGGTAATTTGGTTATAAACTTATCTCCAAATTTGAGTACAGTAGATTCTTCTCAGACTCTCTCAAATTCG gcATTTGATTCTGCAACTAATCGCACTGAAGCGGGTGATTTGCTTATGAGCTCACATTTGATGCCTACAGTCGGCTCATCTCTGGATCGCTCAAGTTCG acaTTTGATTTTGCAACTAATCCCACTGAACAGGGTAATTTTCCTACAAGCTCATCCTCACATTTGATGTCTACAGTAGGCTCATCTCTGGCTCGCTCAAATTCG acaTTTGATTTTGCAACAAATCCCACTGAACAGGGTAATTTTCCTACAAGCTCATCCTCACATTTGATGTCTACAGTAGGCTCATCTCTGGCTCGCTCAAATTCG acaTTTGATTTTGCAACTAATCCCACTGAACAGGGTAATTTTCCTACAAGCTCATCCTCACATTTGATGTCTACAGTAGGCTCATCTCAGGCTTGCTCAAATTCG ATCTGTGAAGGAAAATTGACGCATGGTCACAATACTCCGACGAGAAAGAAACAGTTTTACGGTGCTACAGACGTATCTCCACCAATGTACGACTCGCCTACCCAAAAACGTATATGTAGAAGAATAATAGAAATGAAGCACActttgtcaaataaaataaaaccttaa
- the LOC128678877 gene encoding serine-rich adhesin for platelets-like isoform X5, whose amino-acid sequence MDSAIPSLYLPNLEYTRILNTAERGNFTVDLSQALSNSSSDSTEEGNLVINLSPNLTTVDSSHTLSNSSSDSTEEGNLVINLSPNLTTVDSSHTLSNSSSDSTEEGNLNINLSPNLTTVDSSHTLSNSSSDSTEEGNLVINLSPNLTTVDSSHTLSNSSSDSTEEGNLVINLSPNLTTVDSSHILSNSSSDSTEEGNLVINLSPNLSTVDSSQTLSNSAFDSATNRTEAGDLLMSSHLMPTVGSSLDRSSSTFDFATNPTEQGNFPTSSSSHLMSTVGSSLARSNSTFDFATNPTEQGNFPTSSSSHLMSTVGSSQACSNSICEGKLTHGHNTPTRKKQFYGATDVSPPMYDSPTQKRICRRIIEMKHTLSNKIKP is encoded by the exons ATGGATTCTGCTATTCCAAGTctatatttaccaaatttg GAATATACTCGTATTCTTAATACAGCTGAGAGAGGCAATTTTACTGTAGACTTATCACAGGCTCTCTCAAATTCG TCATCTGATTCCACTGAAGAGGGTAATTTGGTTATAAACTTATCTCCAAATTTGACTACAGTCGATTCTTCTCATACTCTCTCAAATTCG tcaTCTGATTCCACTGAAGAGGGTAATTTGGTTATAAACTTATCTCCAAATTTGACTACAGTAGATTCTTCTCATACTCTCTCAAATTCG TCATCTGATTCCACTGAAGAGggtaatttgaatataaacttatctCCAAATTTGACTACAGTAGATTCTTCTCATACTCTCTCAAATTCG TCATCTGATTCCACTGAAGAGGGTAATTTGGTTATAAACTTATCTCCAAATTTGACTACAGTAGATTCTTCTCATACTCTCTCAAATTCG TCATCTGATTCCACTGAAGAGGGTAATTTGGTTATAAACTTATCTCCAAATTTGACTACAGTAGATTCTTCTCATATTCTCTCAAATTCG tcaTCTGATTCCACTGAGGAGGGTAATTTGGTTATAAACTTATCTCCAAATTTGAGTACAGTAGATTCTTCTCAGACTCTCTCAAATTCG gcATTTGATTCTGCAACTAATCGCACTGAAGCGGGTGATTTGCTTATGAGCTCACATTTGATGCCTACAGTCGGCTCATCTCTGGATCGCTCAAGTTCG acaTTTGATTTTGCAACAAATCCCACTGAACAGGGTAATTTTCCTACAAGCTCATCCTCACATTTGATGTCTACAGTAGGCTCATCTCTGGCTCGCTCAAATTCG acaTTTGATTTTGCAACTAATCCCACTGAACAGGGTAATTTTCCTACAAGCTCATCCTCACATTTGATGTCTACAGTAGGCTCATCTCAGGCTTGCTCAAATTCG ATCTGTGAAGGAAAATTGACGCATGGTCACAATACTCCGACGAGAAAGAAACAGTTTTACGGTGCTACAGACGTATCTCCACCAATGTACGACTCGCCTACCCAAAAACGTATATGTAGAAGAATAATAGAAATGAAGCACActttgtcaaataaaataaaaccttaa
- the LOC128678877 gene encoding dentin sialophosphoprotein-like isoform X2 yields the protein MDSAIPSLYLPNLEYTRILNTAERGNFTVDLSQALSNSSSDSTEEGNLVINLSPNLTTVDSSHTLSNSSSDSTEEGNLVINLSPNLTTVDSSHTLSNSSSDSTEEGNLNINLSPNLTTVDSSHTLSNSSSDSTEEGNLVINLSPNLTTVDSSHTLSNSSSDSTEEGNLVINLSPNLSTVDSSQTLSNSAFDSATNRTEAGDLLMSSHLMPTVGSSLDRSSSTFDFATNPTEQGNFPTSSSSHLMSTVGSSLARSNSTFDFATNPTEQGNFPTSSSSHLMSTVGSSLARSNSTFDFATNPTEQGNFPTSSSSHLMSTVGSSQACSNSICEGKLTHGHNTPTRKKQFYGATDVSPPMYDSPTQKRICRRIIEMKHTLSNKIKP from the exons ATGGATTCTGCTATTCCAAGTctatatttaccaaatttg GAATATACTCGTATTCTTAATACAGCTGAGAGAGGCAATTTTACTGTAGACTTATCACAGGCTCTCTCAAATTCG TCATCTGATTCCACTGAAGAGGGTAATTTGGTTATAAACTTATCTCCAAATTTGACTACAGTCGATTCTTCTCATACTCTCTCAAATTCG tcaTCTGATTCCACTGAAGAGGGTAATTTGGTTATAAACTTATCTCCAAATTTGACTACAGTAGATTCTTCTCATACTCTCTCAAATTCG TCATCTGATTCCACTGAAGAGggtaatttgaatataaacttatctCCAAATTTGACTACAGTAGATTCTTCTCATACTCTCTCAAATTCG TCATCTGATTCCACTGAAGAGGGTAATTTGGTTATAAACTTATCTCCAAATTTGACTACAGTAGATTCTTCTCATACTCTCTCAAATTCG tcaTCTGATTCCACTGAGGAGGGTAATTTGGTTATAAACTTATCTCCAAATTTGAGTACAGTAGATTCTTCTCAGACTCTCTCAAATTCG gcATTTGATTCTGCAACTAATCGCACTGAAGCGGGTGATTTGCTTATGAGCTCACATTTGATGCCTACAGTCGGCTCATCTCTGGATCGCTCAAGTTCG acaTTTGATTTTGCAACTAATCCCACTGAACAGGGTAATTTTCCTACAAGCTCATCCTCACATTTGATGTCTACAGTAGGCTCATCTCTGGCTCGCTCAAATTCG acaTTTGATTTTGCAACAAATCCCACTGAACAGGGTAATTTTCCTACAAGCTCATCCTCACATTTGATGTCTACAGTAGGCTCATCTCTGGCTCGCTCAAATTCG acaTTTGATTTTGCAACTAATCCCACTGAACAGGGTAATTTTCCTACAAGCTCATCCTCACATTTGATGTCTACAGTAGGCTCATCTCAGGCTTGCTCAAATTCG ATCTGTGAAGGAAAATTGACGCATGGTCACAATACTCCGACGAGAAAGAAACAGTTTTACGGTGCTACAGACGTATCTCCACCAATGTACGACTCGCCTACCCAAAAACGTATATGTAGAAGAATAATAGAAATGAAGCACActttgtcaaataaaataaaaccttaa
- the LOC128678877 gene encoding dentin sialophosphoprotein-like isoform X3 yields the protein MDSAIPSLYLPNLEYTRILNTAERGNFTVDLSQALSNSSSDSTEEGNLVINLSPNLTTVDSSHTLSNSSSDSTEEGNLNINLSPNLTTVDSSHTLSNSSSDSTEEGNLVINLSPNLTTVDSSHTLSNSSSDSTEEGNLVINLSPNLTTVDSSHILSNSSSDSTEEGNLVINLSPNLSTVDSSQTLSNSAFDSATNRTEAGDLLMSSHLMPTVGSSLDRSSSTFDFATNPTEQGNFPTSSSSHLMSTVGSSLARSNSTFDFATNPTEQGNFPTSSSSHLMSTVGSSLARSNSTFDFATNPTEQGNFPTSSSSHLMSTVGSSQACSNSICEGKLTHGHNTPTRKKQFYGATDVSPPMYDSPTQKRICRRIIEMKHTLSNKIKP from the exons ATGGATTCTGCTATTCCAAGTctatatttaccaaatttg GAATATACTCGTATTCTTAATACAGCTGAGAGAGGCAATTTTACTGTAGACTTATCACAGGCTCTCTCAAATTCG tcaTCTGATTCCACTGAAGAGGGTAATTTGGTTATAAACTTATCTCCAAATTTGACTACAGTAGATTCTTCTCATACTCTCTCAAATTCG TCATCTGATTCCACTGAAGAGggtaatttgaatataaacttatctCCAAATTTGACTACAGTAGATTCTTCTCATACTCTCTCAAATTCG TCATCTGATTCCACTGAAGAGGGTAATTTGGTTATAAACTTATCTCCAAATTTGACTACAGTAGATTCTTCTCATACTCTCTCAAATTCG TCATCTGATTCCACTGAAGAGGGTAATTTGGTTATAAACTTATCTCCAAATTTGACTACAGTAGATTCTTCTCATATTCTCTCAAATTCG tcaTCTGATTCCACTGAGGAGGGTAATTTGGTTATAAACTTATCTCCAAATTTGAGTACAGTAGATTCTTCTCAGACTCTCTCAAATTCG gcATTTGATTCTGCAACTAATCGCACTGAAGCGGGTGATTTGCTTATGAGCTCACATTTGATGCCTACAGTCGGCTCATCTCTGGATCGCTCAAGTTCG acaTTTGATTTTGCAACTAATCCCACTGAACAGGGTAATTTTCCTACAAGCTCATCCTCACATTTGATGTCTACAGTAGGCTCATCTCTGGCTCGCTCAAATTCG acaTTTGATTTTGCAACAAATCCCACTGAACAGGGTAATTTTCCTACAAGCTCATCCTCACATTTGATGTCTACAGTAGGCTCATCTCTGGCTCGCTCAAATTCG acaTTTGATTTTGCAACTAATCCCACTGAACAGGGTAATTTTCCTACAAGCTCATCCTCACATTTGATGTCTACAGTAGGCTCATCTCAGGCTTGCTCAAATTCG ATCTGTGAAGGAAAATTGACGCATGGTCACAATACTCCGACGAGAAAGAAACAGTTTTACGGTGCTACAGACGTATCTCCACCAATGTACGACTCGCCTACCCAAAAACGTATATGTAGAAGAATAATAGAAATGAAGCACActttgtcaaataaaataaaaccttaa
- the LOC128678881 gene encoding splicing factor C9orf78 isoform X1 yields MVSHTTCNIYNRLHLRLQTSRAVSNKINSSYFTWLFQQHNMADESEIAVEVKFKPKKPRNLRKRIKDEDSDDEEVILAKLEEAKEIQKLRERPNGVNIIALATGQKVTIEEEITSKDPFKVKSGGMVNMQALKSGKVKQVDDAYDTGIGTQFSAETNKRDEDEEMMKYIEEQLAKRKEGHNNDQKDSEHNDSLKYLSPEEAALLSLPEHLRVSSTHRSEEMLSNQMLSGIPEVDLGIDAKIKNIEATEEAKMKLLWERQNKKDGPSQFVPTNMAVNFVQHNRFNIDDNAKKRRVEKPETAKPESSVIDANVDKIVKKAKGERATDDYHYERFKKQFRRY; encoded by the exons ATGGTGTCACACACAACATGCAACATTTATAATAGGCTTCACTTGCGTCTTCAAACTAGTCGAGCCgtgtcaaacaaaataaatag TTCTTATTTCACCTGGCTATTTCAACAACATAATATGGCTGATGAAAGTGAAATTGCTGTGGAAGTCAAATTCAAACCTAAAAAGCCTAGAAACTTGCGTAAAAGAATAAAAGATGAAGATTCTGACGATGAAGAAGTTATATTGGCGAAGTTGGAGGAGGCTAAGGAAATACAAAAGCTTAGAGAAAGACCAAATGGCGTCAATATTATTGCTTTAGCTACTGGTCAGAAAGTGACGATAGAAGAAGAAATTACGTCTAAGGATCCGTTTAAAGTGAAGTCTGGTGGGATGGTCAACATGCAAGCTTTGAAAAGTGGAAAAGTGAAGCAAGTTGATGATGCATATGATACTGGTATAGGAACCCAGTTCTCCGCAGAAACGAATAAACGAGATGAGGACGAAGAGATGATGAAGTATATTGAGGAACAGTTAGCTAAACGGAAAG AGGGCCACAATAATGACCAGAAAGACTCTGAACATAATGattctttaaaatacttatccCCGGAAGAAGCTGCTTTGCTCTCACTTCCTGAACATTTAAGAGTGTCCTCCACTCATCGCTCCGAAGAGATGCTTTCCAATCAAATGTTAAGCGGGATCCCTGAGGTAGACCTAGGAATAGATgctaaaataaagaatattgaaGCCACAGAAGAAGCGAAAATGAAACTTCTTTGGGAGCGTCAGAATAAAAAGGATGGCCCTTCACAATTTGTACCTACAAATATGGCTGTTAATTTTGTACAACataatagatttaatataGATGATAATGCAAAGAAAAGAAGAGTGGAAAAACCTGAAACTGCCAAGCCAGAGAGCAGTGTAATAGATGCTAATGTAGATAAAATTGTGAAGAAAGCGAAGGGTGAAAGAGCTACAGATGACTACCATTATGAAAGGTTCAAGAAGCAATTTAGGagatattga
- the LOC128678881 gene encoding splicing factor C9orf78 isoform X2 encodes MADESEIAVEVKFKPKKPRNLRKRIKDEDSDDEEVILAKLEEAKEIQKLRERPNGVNIIALATGQKVTIEEEITSKDPFKVKSGGMVNMQALKSGKVKQVDDAYDTGIGTQFSAETNKRDEDEEMMKYIEEQLAKRKEGHNNDQKDSEHNDSLKYLSPEEAALLSLPEHLRVSSTHRSEEMLSNQMLSGIPEVDLGIDAKIKNIEATEEAKMKLLWERQNKKDGPSQFVPTNMAVNFVQHNRFNIDDNAKKRRVEKPETAKPESSVIDANVDKIVKKAKGERATDDYHYERFKKQFRRY; translated from the exons ATGGCTGATGAAAGTGAAATTGCTGTGGAAGTCAAATTCAAACCTAAAAAGCCTAGAAACTTGCGTAAAAGAATAAAAGATGAAGATTCTGACGATGAAGAAGTTATATTGGCGAAGTTGGAGGAGGCTAAGGAAATACAAAAGCTTAGAGAAAGACCAAATGGCGTCAATATTATTGCTTTAGCTACTGGTCAGAAAGTGACGATAGAAGAAGAAATTACGTCTAAGGATCCGTTTAAAGTGAAGTCTGGTGGGATGGTCAACATGCAAGCTTTGAAAAGTGGAAAAGTGAAGCAAGTTGATGATGCATATGATACTGGTATAGGAACCCAGTTCTCCGCAGAAACGAATAAACGAGATGAGGACGAAGAGATGATGAAGTATATTGAGGAACAGTTAGCTAAACGGAAAG AGGGCCACAATAATGACCAGAAAGACTCTGAACATAATGattctttaaaatacttatccCCGGAAGAAGCTGCTTTGCTCTCACTTCCTGAACATTTAAGAGTGTCCTCCACTCATCGCTCCGAAGAGATGCTTTCCAATCAAATGTTAAGCGGGATCCCTGAGGTAGACCTAGGAATAGATgctaaaataaagaatattgaaGCCACAGAAGAAGCGAAAATGAAACTTCTTTGGGAGCGTCAGAATAAAAAGGATGGCCCTTCACAATTTGTACCTACAAATATGGCTGTTAATTTTGTACAACataatagatttaatataGATGATAATGCAAAGAAAAGAAGAGTGGAAAAACCTGAAACTGCCAAGCCAGAGAGCAGTGTAATAGATGCTAATGTAGATAAAATTGTGAAGAAAGCGAAGGGTGAAAGAGCTACAGATGACTACCATTATGAAAGGTTCAAGAAGCAATTTAGGagatattga
- the LOC128678906 gene encoding putative nuclease HARBI1: MPGSEQERMQVAKDFYCIAKFLRVIGAIDCTHMKMNSPGGTTCEQYRNRETKCSLNVQMASDAKLKIRNIIARWPGSAHDSTVFNDLPLCAQFVCREFGSYLLIGDAEYPCRNYLLTPLAIKKIHVSDVQIEEILRRLEADEISEDDCESERDDLDFYPTRKELLQVLEDVETRNDGDG; encoded by the exons atgccGGGGAGTGAGCAGGAACGCATGCAAGTCGCGAAGGACTTTTACTGCATAGCGAAATTCCTTCGGGTTATAGGTGCTATTGATTGTACCCATATGAAAATGAATTCTCCAG GTGGTACGACTTGTGAGCAATATCGCAACCGGGAGACTAAATGTAGTCTGAATGTACAAATGGCGTCGGAtgccaaattaaaaattagaaatataattgCGCGCTGGCCAGGATCAGCCCATGATAGCAcagtttttaatgatttacCTTTATGTGCTCAGTTCGTATGTCGAGAGTTTGGTTCATACCTATTAATTGGCGATGCAGAATATCCTTGtcgaaattatttacttaccccacttgcaataaaaaaaatt CATGTCTCGGATGTCCAAATAGAAGAAATTCTTCGAAGATTGGAAGCAGATGAAATATCAGAGGATGACTGTGAGTCGGAAAGAGACGATTTGGACTTCTATCCTACAAGAAAAGAGTTATTACAGGTACTAGAAGATGTTGAGACTCGTAATGATGGAGACGGATGA